The following are from one region of the Gossypium hirsutum isolate 1008001.06 chromosome D03, Gossypium_hirsutum_v2.1, whole genome shotgun sequence genome:
- the LOC121215420 gene encoding uncharacterized protein yields MRVGSSGLRPNGTKEKNREPKVSLSLSVFSSGQQGHLLRRRVPAVGGGWSDAKVRFFTRFKDRLKAEPSGLESRKKRTPNTPFTSPISATKQGLQRWGLRRSQMSGVGDRRTMVAVGMRMAAGQKT; encoded by the exons ATGCGGGTTGGGTCTTCAGGTCTTAGGCCAAACGGCACC aaagaaaaaaacagagagccaaaggtctctctctctctctcggtcTTCTCCTCCGGTCAACAGGGCCACCTTTTGCGCCGTCGGGTCCCCGCCGTAGGCGGTGGTTGGAGCGATGCAAAGGTCAGATTTTTTACCCGGTTCAAAGACCGTTTGAAGGCCGAACCTTCTGGGCTCGAGAGCCGAAAGAAGAGAACCCCCAACACCCCTTTTACCAGTCCGATTTCAGCGACCAAACAAGGTCTCCAGCGATGGGGTTTGCGGCGATCCCAG ATGTCAGGGGTCGGTGATAGGCGAACGATGGTGGCAGTGGGCATGCGAATGGCGGCTGGTCAGAAGACATAG